A stretch of Gemmatimonadota bacterium DNA encodes these proteins:
- a CDS encoding copper resistance protein CopZ, whose protein sequence is MRLEVTIDGMLAVHAKHAVFMALAAVEGITRAEVELGRAELTLAEGASHSAIRAAIADAGFAVTAIRILPRTLPTI, encoded by the coding sequence ATGCGACTCGAGGTGACGATCGACGGGATGCTGGCCGTGCACGCGAAGCACGCGGTGTTCATGGCCCTCGCGGCGGTGGAGGGGATCACGCGCGCGGAGGTGGAGCTCGGCCGCGCTGAGCTCACGCTCGCGGAGGGCGCATCGCACTCGGCGATCCGCGCGGCGATCGCCGACGCCGGCTTCGCAGTGACCGCGATCCGCATCCTGCCGCGCACATTGCCGACGATCTAG
- a CDS encoding carbohydrate binding family 9 domain-containing protein, which produces MLLLALALQTSVALGPDPVRPVLSLDPGARAVPAPTATSATAARATTAPVIDGRDDDAIWLLAPAITQFRQHDPVEDGDPRFRTEAKVGYDARYLYVFVRAFDPAPDSVMAFLSRRDQRTQSDYVHLMVDAYHDRRTGFRFSVNPLGVKRDFYISGDGNEDASWDGVWDVVTAKDSLGWTAEYRIPFGQLRFPEAATHTFGFAVWRDIARFNERISWPLFRRSQTGLVSQWGEVSGFDGISPPRRLEVLPYTVATNAPRPVGNAFERQQSFAFGADVKYGLTSNLTLDGTVNPDFGQVEADPAVLNLSAFEQFFEERRPFFLEGAGIFNFAGQGGGNGNVSNALFYSRRIGRGPQLGGRYYDQDNPNNSTILGAAKLTGRTAGGLNVGFLNAVTERETGAGGATIEPQTNYLVTRLQQDFAEGNSGIGLMLTATNRSLDGDSREYLRESAYALGVDARHRFWRNNYQVSGSAVASRVAGSATSILATQQSNVHLFQRPDSRLDVDPDATSLAGTRVAVNVGKTGGGITRFSTGVSSTSAGYEINDAGFLTRADVTNNGNWFGLQLQEPTKYYRRLFVNVNQWNDWNTEGLKLNSGANINLNGELPNQWWFWTGFNVNAIGESYDDRAARGGPALRRNQRQNVWLGFQSDERKAATFVMQGYYVFKDVSGTTEWGVDPSVSFRVASRMQAEVSLNLSAGNYDAQWVGNPVDSAGTHYTFARMQQRTSAITARFDYTVTPRLSVQLYAQPFITAGDYSNLRELADPRAARYADRFLPFAGTVEDFNVKQFRSNTVVRWEYRPGSVLFLVWQQGRGQFDRNPGTFDIGRDYADLFRSRSDNTLLVKASYWWAR; this is translated from the coding sequence ATGTTGCTGCTCGCGCTCGCCCTGCAGACATCCGTCGCGCTGGGCCCGGACCCCGTGCGTCCGGTCCTCTCCCTCGATCCCGGAGCTCGCGCCGTTCCCGCGCCGACCGCGACGTCGGCCACCGCCGCACGCGCCACGACCGCCCCCGTCATCGACGGCCGGGACGACGACGCCATCTGGTTGCTCGCCCCCGCCATCACGCAGTTCCGGCAGCACGATCCCGTGGAGGACGGTGACCCGCGCTTCCGCACCGAGGCCAAGGTCGGCTACGACGCGCGCTACCTCTACGTCTTCGTCCGGGCCTTCGATCCCGCGCCGGACTCGGTCATGGCCTTCCTCTCGCGGCGCGACCAGCGCACGCAGAGCGACTACGTGCACCTGATGGTCGATGCCTACCACGACCGGCGCACCGGCTTCCGGTTCTCGGTGAATCCGCTCGGGGTGAAGCGCGACTTCTACATCTCCGGCGACGGCAACGAGGATGCGTCGTGGGACGGCGTCTGGGACGTGGTGACGGCGAAGGACTCGCTCGGATGGACCGCCGAGTACCGGATCCCGTTCGGCCAGCTCCGCTTCCCGGAGGCGGCGACGCACACCTTCGGGTTCGCCGTCTGGCGCGACATCGCGCGGTTCAACGAGCGCATCTCGTGGCCGCTCTTCCGGCGCAGCCAGACCGGGCTCGTGTCCCAGTGGGGCGAAGTGTCCGGGTTCGACGGCATCAGCCCGCCGCGTCGGCTCGAGGTGCTCCCGTACACGGTGGCAACGAATGCGCCGCGGCCGGTGGGGAACGCGTTCGAACGCCAGCAGAGCTTCGCCTTCGGCGCGGACGTGAAGTACGGGCTTACGTCGAACCTCACGCTCGACGGGACGGTGAACCCGGACTTCGGGCAGGTCGAGGCCGACCCGGCGGTGCTCAACCTCTCGGCGTTCGAGCAGTTCTTCGAGGAACGGCGTCCGTTCTTCCTCGAGGGCGCGGGCATCTTCAACTTCGCCGGGCAGGGCGGCGGGAACGGCAACGTCTCCAACGCGCTCTTCTACTCGCGCCGCATCGGGCGCGGTCCGCAGCTGGGCGGCCGCTACTACGACCAGGACAACCCGAACAACAGCACGATCCTCGGCGCGGCCAAGCTCACCGGGCGCACCGCGGGCGGCCTCAACGTCGGGTTCCTCAATGCCGTGACGGAGCGCGAGACCGGCGCCGGCGGCGCGACGATCGAACCGCAGACCAACTACCTCGTCACCCGGCTGCAACAGGACTTCGCCGAGGGCAACTCGGGCATTGGCCTCATGCTTACGGCGACCAACCGGTCGCTCGACGGTGACTCGCGCGAGTACCTGCGCGAGAGCGCCTACGCGCTCGGCGTCGACGCGCGACACCGCTTCTGGCGGAACAACTACCAGGTGAGCGGCTCCGCGGTGGCGAGCCGCGTCGCCGGCAGCGCGACGTCGATCCTCGCGACGCAGCAGAGCAATGTGCACCTCTTCCAGCGCCCCGACTCGCGCCTCGACGTCGATCCGGACGCGACCTCGCTCGCCGGCACACGCGTCGCGGTGAACGTCGGCAAGACGGGCGGCGGCATCACGCGCTTCAGCACCGGCGTCTCGTCGACGAGTGCGGGCTACGAGATCAACGACGCCGGTTTCCTCACGCGCGCCGACGTCACGAACAACGGCAACTGGTTCGGGCTCCAGCTCCAGGAGCCGACGAAGTACTATCGCCGCCTGTTCGTCAACGTGAATCAGTGGAACGACTGGAACACCGAGGGGCTCAAGCTCAACTCGGGGGCGAACATCAACCTGAACGGCGAGCTCCCCAACCAGTGGTGGTTCTGGACCGGCTTCAACGTGAACGCGATCGGCGAGTCATACGACGATCGCGCGGCGCGCGGGGGACCGGCGCTGCGGCGCAACCAGCGGCAGAACGTCTGGCTCGGCTTCCAGTCCGACGAGCGCAAGGCGGCGACGTTCGTGATGCAGGGGTACTACGTGTTCAAGGACGTCTCCGGGACCACCGAGTGGGGCGTCGACCCGTCGGTGAGCTTCCGCGTGGCGAGCCGCATGCAGGCCGAGGTCTCGCTCAACCTGAGCGCCGGCAACTACGACGCGCAGTGGGTGGGGAACCCCGTCGACTCGGCGGGCACGCACTACACGTTCGCGCGGATGCAGCAGCGCACGAGCGCGATCACGGCCCGGTTCGACTACACGGTCACGCCGCGCCTCTCGGTGCAGCTGTATGCGCAACCGTTCATCACCGCGGGCGACTACTCGAACCTGCGCGAACTCGCCGACCCGAGGGCCGCGCGCTACGCCGACCGCTTCCTGCCGTTCGCCGGCACGGTGGAGGACTTCAACGTGAAGCAGTTCCGGTCCAACACGGTCGTGCGGTGGGAGTACCGACCCGGTTCGGTGCTCTTCCTGGTCTGGCAACAGGGCCGCGGGCAGTTCGACCGGAACCCGGGCACGTTCGACATCGGACGGGACTACGCGGACCTGTTCCGCTCGCGCTCGGACAACACGCTGCTGGTGAAGGCGTCCTACTGGTGGGCGCGGTAA
- a CDS encoding DMT family transporter has protein sequence MTAAGPEGERPGAPAEPRAVGLVLLAACAFGSLSIGVTLASRAGVSLIALMSWRYALAAPLLVLAAGGLARVRVAPARAMALLLLGGGGQTLITYFSFSSLEWLSAAQLGFLFYTYPAWVALFAALAGTEALTPVRVAALGLALAGIALMVGTPWTAALPLPGVLRALGSAVLYAGYIPLLHRMRGELSAAVASAWVISGAAIVFTGWSLARGDLVTGMSPAMWGIAIGASVVSTVVAFITFLRGLAALGAVRTAILSTVEPFWTALLAALVLAQPLTRSTLLGGFVIVIAILLLQRTPHPAIPDAPPPE, from the coding sequence GTGACGGCCGCCGGTCCCGAGGGCGAGCGCCCGGGCGCGCCCGCCGAGCCGCGCGCCGTGGGACTGGTGCTCCTCGCCGCCTGTGCCTTCGGGTCGCTCTCCATCGGCGTCACGCTCGCCTCGCGGGCGGGCGTCTCGCTCATCGCCCTGATGAGCTGGCGCTACGCGCTCGCCGCGCCCTTGCTCGTCCTCGCGGCGGGCGGTCTCGCGCGGGTCCGCGTCGCGCCCGCGCGCGCGATGGCACTGCTGCTCCTCGGCGGCGGCGGACAGACGCTCATCACCTACTTCAGCTTCTCGTCGCTCGAGTGGCTCTCGGCGGCGCAGCTCGGCTTCCTCTTCTATACGTACCCGGCCTGGGTCGCGCTCTTCGCCGCCCTCGCGGGAACCGAGGCGCTCACGCCGGTGCGCGTCGCCGCCCTCGGCCTCGCCCTCGCCGGGATCGCGCTCATGGTCGGCACGCCCTGGACCGCGGCGCTTCCACTCCCCGGCGTGCTACGCGCGCTGGGCAGCGCGGTGCTGTATGCCGGCTACATCCCGTTGCTCCACCGGATGCGGGGCGAGCTCAGCGCGGCGGTCGCGTCGGCCTGGGTGATCAGCGGCGCGGCGATCGTCTTCACCGGCTGGTCACTCGCCCGTGGTGACCTCGTCACGGGCATGTCACCGGCGATGTGGGGGATCGCGATCGGCGCGTCGGTGGTCTCGACCGTCGTGGCCTTCATCACGTTCCTGCGCGGGCTCGCCGCCCTCGGCGCGGTGCGCACGGCGATACTTTCCACCGTGGAACCGTTCTGGACGGCGCTCCTCGCGGCCCTCGTGCTCGCGCAGCCGCTCACGCGCTCCACGCTGCTCGGCGGATTCGTGATCGTCATCGCCATCCTGCTGCTGCAGCGCACGCCACATCCCGCGATCCCCGACGCCCCTCCCCCCGAGTGA
- a CDS encoding cysteine desulfurase-like protein, whose protein sequence is MEPVLNRIRARFPALQRHHRGLPVAYFDGPGGTQVPQSVVDAMADYLLHHNANTHWAYPTSAETDAMLLAARTAVAEFLNAAPNEVAFANNMTTGTFHLARALGRGWGPGDEVVVTDLDHHANVAPWRAIERERGITIRRVSVDVARGQLDLASLRSALGPRTKLLAIGAGSNALGTISDVAEAARMAHAVGALCFVDAVHYAPHALVDVRAIDCDFLGCSAYKFYGPHIGIIYAKHALLQGLDVPKLAPAPDEAPDRFETGTQNHEGIVGAGAAVDFLASIGEGPTRRAQLAHAFHYLHERGMALFTRLWDGLGAIDGVTRYGPGPDQPRTPTIAFTVRGHDAESVTRALVDRAVFTSHGDFYAQTIVELLGRAQDGLVRAGACCYTTEDEVDRLIEGVREIAAR, encoded by the coding sequence ATTGAACCCGTGCTGAACCGCATCCGCGCGCGCTTCCCGGCCCTCCAACGGCACCACCGCGGGCTTCCGGTCGCCTACTTCGACGGTCCGGGTGGCACGCAGGTCCCGCAGTCGGTCGTCGATGCGATGGCGGACTACCTGCTGCACCACAACGCCAACACGCACTGGGCGTACCCGACGAGCGCCGAGACCGACGCGATGTTGCTCGCGGCGCGGACCGCGGTCGCGGAGTTCCTCAACGCGGCACCCAACGAGGTCGCGTTCGCGAACAACATGACCACGGGGACCTTCCATCTCGCGCGCGCGCTGGGGCGGGGGTGGGGGCCGGGGGACGAGGTCGTGGTGACCGACCTCGACCACCACGCGAACGTGGCGCCTTGGCGGGCGATCGAACGCGAGCGGGGCATCACCATCCGGCGGGTGTCGGTCGATGTCGCGCGCGGTCAGCTCGACCTGGCGTCGCTGCGTTCGGCGCTCGGTCCGCGGACGAAGCTCCTCGCGATCGGCGCTGGCTCCAATGCGCTCGGCACGATCTCGGACGTGGCCGAGGCCGCGCGCATGGCCCATGCGGTCGGCGCCCTCTGCTTCGTCGATGCCGTCCACTACGCGCCGCACGCGCTCGTGGACGTGCGCGCGATCGACTGCGACTTCCTCGGGTGCTCGGCCTACAAGTTCTATGGCCCGCACATCGGGATCATCTACGCCAAGCATGCCCTGCTGCAGGGACTCGACGTCCCCAAGCTCGCCCCGGCGCCCGACGAGGCACCCGACCGGTTCGAGACCGGCACGCAGAATCACGAAGGGATCGTCGGGGCCGGCGCGGCGGTCGACTTCCTCGCGTCGATCGGCGAGGGGCCGACCCGTCGCGCGCAGCTCGCGCACGCGTTCCACTATCTGCACGAGCGGGGCATGGCGCTCTTCACGCGCCTGTGGGACGGGCTGGGTGCGATCGACGGCGTGACCCGGTACGGGCCCGGCCCCGACCAGCCGCGCACGCCGACGATCGCCTTCACCGTCCGGGGGCACGACGCCGAGTCGGTGACGCGCGCGCTCGTGGACCGTGCGGTCTTCACGTCGCACGGCGACTTCTACGCCCAGACGATCGTCGAGCTCCTCGGCCGCGCGCAGGACGGTCTCGTCCGCGCCGGGGCATGCTGCTACACGACCGAGGACGAGGTGGACCGGCTGATCGAGGGTGTGCGGGAGATCGCCGCGCGCTGA
- a CDS encoding NAD(P)-dependent oxidoreductase produces the protein MTTVAFLGLGAIGTPMAKHLARAPLGLRVWNRTAARAAAFAAEHGVVHAATPADAARGADVVITCFPVSSDVERLLDGADGLLAGLASGATLVDCTSGDPAGSQRIAAALAARGVGFLDAPVSGGVVGAEAAALTVMVGGDAALLARVRPVLEVFGKKIVHCGAVGAGDAVKAVNNGLLAIHLWSLAEGLAALRKAGVDPAVALDVINTSSGRSNASMNLFPERVLTRAFPRTFRLGLLDKDIGIAAQVAREQQVPAPLLQLTADLFRAAHLAMGEEADHVEVVKWVEQLTGVTIAKD, from the coding sequence ATGACCACCGTCGCATTCCTCGGGCTCGGCGCGATCGGCACGCCCATGGCCAAGCATCTCGCGCGGGCGCCGCTCGGCTTGCGCGTCTGGAACCGCACCGCCGCGCGGGCCGCGGCCTTCGCCGCCGAACATGGTGTCGTCCATGCCGCCACACCGGCCGACGCGGCGCGCGGTGCCGATGTCGTGATCACCTGCTTCCCGGTCTCGTCGGACGTCGAGCGGCTTCTCGACGGTGCCGACGGGCTCCTCGCCGGCCTCGCGTCCGGGGCGACGCTCGTCGATTGCACCTCGGGTGATCCCGCCGGCTCGCAGCGCATCGCGGCCGCGCTCGCCGCGCGCGGCGTCGGATTCCTTGATGCGCCTGTCTCCGGGGGAGTCGTGGGCGCGGAGGCGGCGGCGCTCACCGTCATGGTCGGCGGCGATGCGGCGCTCCTCGCGCGCGTCCGGCCGGTGCTCGAGGTGTTCGGCAAGAAGATCGTCCACTGTGGCGCGGTGGGCGCCGGCGATGCCGTGAAGGCGGTGAACAACGGCTTGCTCGCGATCCATCTCTGGTCGCTCGCCGAAGGGCTCGCCGCGTTGCGCAAGGCCGGTGTCGATCCGGCGGTCGCCCTCGACGTGATCAACACCTCGAGCGGTCGCTCCAACGCGTCGATGAATCTCTTCCCCGAACGCGTCCTCACCCGCGCCTTCCCCCGCACCTTCCGTCTCGGGCTCCTCGACAAGGACATCGGCATCGCCGCCCAGGTGGCGCGCGAGCAGCAGGTCCCCGCGCCGCTCCTGCAGCTCACCGCCGACCTCTTCCGCGCCGCGCACCTCGCGATGGGCGAGGAGGCCGACCATGTCGAGGTCGTGAAGTGGGTGGAGCAGCTCACCGGCGTCACCATCGCCAAGGATTGA
- a CDS encoding acyl-CoA thioesterase: protein MSARPSRPVRESAHESTSLMMPEDANVLGAVFGGAVMALMDKTAAVCAMRHARQQCVTVSVDRIDFREPVHVGELLVLKASVNFAGRTSMEVGVRVESEDLRTGRRRHTNSCYITFVAIDESGRPTEVPAVRPESREEQRRYEAAEARRARRLEERAAEAKHAEAHARAAVTTPEGAR from the coding sequence ATGAGCGCGCGCCCGTCCCGTCCCGTCCGCGAGTCGGCGCACGAGTCGACGAGCCTGATGATGCCCGAGGACGCGAACGTCCTCGGCGCCGTCTTCGGCGGCGCGGTGATGGCGCTGATGGACAAGACGGCCGCGGTCTGCGCCATGCGGCATGCGCGCCAGCAGTGCGTCACCGTCTCGGTCGACCGGATCGACTTCCGCGAGCCGGTGCATGTCGGGGAGCTGCTCGTGCTCAAGGCGAGCGTGAACTTCGCCGGCCGCACGTCGATGGAGGTCGGCGTGCGGGTCGAGTCGGAGGACCTGCGCACGGGGCGCCGCCGTCACACGAACTCCTGCTACATCACGTTCGTCGCCATCGACGAGAGCGGCCGTCCGACCGAGGTCCCGGCCGTGCGGCCGGAGTCGCGCGAGGAACAGCGCCGGTACGAGGCCGCCGAGGCGCGCCGCGCGCGACGCCTCGAGGAGCGCGCCGCCGAAGCGAAGCATGCGGAGGCGCACGCCCGCGCCGCCGTCACGACCCCCGAGGGAGCCCGCTGA
- the mgtE gene encoding magnesium transporter, translating to MVRSGVGVPVGVERRAACALQTIRVVRSGVSTAPGGEALRESFRHARACWAPRGPVSFGTLRYGTRARVHLRHPGRHPVSPDQREKERSVAALVAPDILDLLETEPGSIAAETEELHPADLADVAELIPRELVSLLLTSLPRERAASVLEYVDDDLRAEILEAMDPDVAAGLLSGMTPDERADALDEMDEEAADEILEELPERERAETERLLQYEPDTAGGLMTTEFVSVPGSQTVEEALVAVRAIARAGRREAMGTVYVVDGRGVLSGVLSLRELLAAPEGARISDIAWSEVVTVQATADREEVAQLTSNYDLVAVPVVDADSRLLGVITVDDVIDVIQEEQTEDVQKFGGLEALEDPYLQSSIGDLLKKRSPWLLVLFVGQMFTAAAMGYFQSEIDAATVLALFVPLVISSGGNSGSQATSLIIRALALQELTARDWFRVMGRELFIGLILGLMLGLVGLLRVVAWQWMGISQFGEHYVLLATTVGATVVGVVLFGTLTGAMLPFFLKRLGFDPASASAPLVATLVDVTGVVLYFTIALLLLRGTLL from the coding sequence ATGGTGCGGTCCGGGGTTGGGGTCCCGGTGGGGGTCGAGCGCCGCGCCGCCTGCGCTCTGCAGACGATACGCGTCGTTCGTTCAGGGGTTTCGACAGCGCCCGGCGGCGAAGCGTTGCGTGAGTCCTTTCGCCACGCGCGCGCTTGTTGGGCGCCCCGCGGACCCGTTAGCTTCGGGACACTTCGCTATGGTACGCGCGCGCGCGTACACCTTCGTCACCCGGGGAGGCACCCCGTGAGCCCGGATCAGCGCGAGAAGGAGCGGTCGGTCGCGGCGCTGGTGGCGCCCGACATCCTCGACCTCCTCGAGACGGAGCCGGGGAGCATCGCCGCCGAGACGGAGGAGCTGCACCCGGCCGACCTCGCCGACGTCGCCGAGCTCATCCCGCGCGAGCTGGTCTCGCTGCTGCTGACCTCGCTGCCGCGCGAGCGCGCTGCCTCCGTCCTCGAGTACGTCGACGACGACCTCCGCGCCGAGATCCTCGAGGCGATGGACCCGGACGTCGCCGCCGGGCTCCTGTCGGGCATGACGCCGGACGAGCGCGCCGACGCGCTCGACGAGATGGACGAGGAGGCGGCCGACGAGATCCTCGAGGAGCTCCCGGAACGCGAGCGCGCCGAGACCGAGCGGCTCCTGCAGTACGAGCCGGACACCGCCGGTGGCCTGATGACGACCGAGTTCGTCTCGGTCCCGGGTTCGCAGACGGTCGAGGAGGCACTCGTGGCCGTCCGCGCCATCGCCCGCGCCGGGCGTCGCGAGGCGATGGGCACGGTCTATGTCGTCGACGGGCGCGGGGTGCTCTCCGGCGTGCTCTCGCTCCGCGAACTCCTCGCCGCCCCGGAGGGGGCGCGGATCAGCGACATCGCCTGGTCGGAGGTCGTCACCGTCCAGGCGACCGCCGACCGCGAGGAGGTCGCGCAGCTGACCTCCAACTACGACCTCGTCGCCGTCCCCGTCGTCGACGCCGACAGCCGGCTGCTCGGCGTCATCACGGTCGACGACGTCATCGACGTCATCCAGGAGGAGCAGACCGAGGACGTGCAGAAGTTCGGCGGCTTGGAGGCCCTCGAGGACCCGTACCTCCAGTCGTCCATCGGCGACCTGCTCAAGAAGCGCTCGCCGTGGCTCCTGGTGCTCTTCGTCGGGCAGATGTTCACCGCCGCGGCGATGGGCTACTTCCAGAGCGAGATCGATGCCGCGACGGTCCTCGCGCTCTTCGTGCCGCTGGTGATCAGCTCCGGCGGCAACTCGGGGTCGCAGGCGACGTCGCTCATCATCCGCGCGCTCGCGCTGCAGGAACTCACCGCCCGCGACTGGTTCCGCGTGATGGGCCGCGAGCTGTTCATCGGGCTCATCCTCGGGCTCATGCTCGGACTCGTCGGCCTGCTGCGCGTCGTCGCCTGGCAGTGGATGGGGATCTCGCAGTTCGGTGAGCACTACGTGCTCCTCGCCACGACGGTCGGCGCGACGGTCGTCGGCGTCGTGCTGTTCGGCACGCTCACCGGCGCGATGCTGCCGTTCTTCCTCAAGCGCCTCGGCTTCGACCCCGCGAGCGCATCGGCGCCGCTGGTCGCGACGCTCGTCGACGTGACGGGCGTGGTGCTCTACTTCACCATCGCCCTGCTCCTGCTCCGCGGCACGCTCCTGTGA